One stretch of Armigeres subalbatus isolate Guangzhou_Male chromosome 2, GZ_Asu_2, whole genome shotgun sequence DNA includes these proteins:
- the LOC134210545 gene encoding serine/threonine-protein phosphatase 4 regulatory subunit 1-like isoform X2: MRYLADETGVRCGAFETLSYLIEKGFLDKATTEKVVCPVVETLSRKPLETFDEELYAIFIHLMVKIVPIVGYAKTYELVYDRFLEMCRCKEHFVRRECATAFPVMCEVLGNELFEKTMLPVFMKLCDDEIWTVRRACAEAMPIMALLCTLEKRRKVLVPAMKKFMFDPSQWVIVAALKYLGQFLTTFTQLRVLGLAYNSNQELTLTNAADYMSLRQLDTRRVTYGNQPSADVLLKNFECYEKRFKDSIQRYALLSLVKSNEEPWKARGDDAINVEVYLYSIVYADRRSQRLSTGSNSDDGGISKISDFSYKYYVRKSLSSTSLCSPPPVQLHRGTRNYDEKNPLNRFLRYCSPMKNNFIDIFSKQSSAGSGRDMDPEDYHGFWGPEDDDYSSPTLRMKGFGSDLDGSDAGADGGGSGSGMGGDTTGSNKPNPPVPETNDKKKSSGHFEESSSDDESVDQSFNSHQFWYISPELPLELDFIDEDASSTTKDTASSAKRSDISNNNATAATAPIATTELESHEDSKNNNSKLSLSATEKTSTSAIVAQENDPTNDSDSSYGSINNNSEPENRLESDMDRYCPEFNLSTKQQQTKQKQQEEFNRLKQQQQQEFNRLKQQQLDHVTAGVAALAIGKESERIKDIIKWQNEEVEWNLLEDFVHMRNINKELCFECAYSFPAIVLTFGEKFWPILSSHFFVLCNDIQNTVRRTMAASISQIALIIGREQATRDLVAPYTEFLMDSDEIKIEVVNTLAAFLKVIDGSEHETLMDQLSLCLQPPLIMMNWRFREAVARQIVQLVRMHTKIRKENCLLYLTGLAMRLMIDKYDFVRKAGVDAFVQCSREFQKNESVFKFFTENFALSSNWRRRQTYIIAAGKFLENESVEVETFRKHVFKNILALVNDVVPNVRIQVAKCLKDIILLHPSFSPTCPDADTIEQTLTKLRADPDRDVRGHTDGYLNSEEEDAIAAGAPETTANASTIETASTSSTSSTSSLSPPPTDEGTLKFSPEEEDELRQMMAKIKWDEPGPFSNNF, encoded by the exons CTTATGGTAAAAATCGTGCCGATCGTCGGGTACGCCAAAACCTACGAGCTGGTGTACGATCGCTTCCTGGAGATGTGCCGCTGCAAGGAGCACTTTGTTCGACGGGAGTGTGCTACCGCGTTTCCGGTCATGTGCGAAGTCCTTGGCAACGAACTGTTCGAGAAAACCATG CTACCCGTCTTTATGAAACTTTGCGACGATGAAATCTGGACGGTGAGGCGAGCTTGTGCCGAGGCGATGCCCATCATGGCCCTGCTCTGCACACTCGAGAAGCGTCGTAAGGTGCTGGTTCCGGCGATGAAAAAGTTCATGTTCGACCCCAGTCAGTGGGTGATCGTGGCTGCGCTGAAA TATCTCGGTCAGTTCTTGACCACCTTTACCCAGCTGCGCGTCCTCGGGCTGGCCTACAACAGTAACCAGGAGCTCACGTTGACAAATGCGGCTGACTATATGTCGTTGCGCCAGTTGGACACCCGTCGGGTGACGTACGGAAATCAACCGTCGGCCGATGTGCTACTGAAGAACTTCGAGTGCTACGAAAAGCGCTTCAAAGATTCGATTCAGCGGTACGCGCTGTTGTCGCTGGTGAAATCCAATGAGGAACCGTGGAAGGCCCGCGGAGACGATGCGATCAACGTGGAGGTGTACCTGTACTCGATCGTCTACGCCGATCGTCGATCTCAGCGTTTGTCTACGGGGTCCAACTCGGACGACGGAGGCATTTCGAAAATTTCGGACTTCTCCTACAAATACTACGTACGGAAATCGCTGTCGTCGACTTCGCTGTGCTCGCCTCCACCGGTGCAGTTGCACCGCGGAACACGGAACTACGATGAGAAAAATCCGTTGAATCGCTTTCTGCGGTACTGTTCGCCAATGAAGAACAACTTCATTGATATATTTTCCAAACAAAGTAGTGCGGGGTCTGGGAGAGATATGGATCCTGAAGACTATCATGGATTTTGGGGGCCTGAAGATGATGATTATTCGTCGCCAACTTTGAGGATGAAGGGATTTGGCAGTGATCTCGATGGTTCGGATGCTGGAGCAGACGGAGGAGGATCGGGTAGCGGCATGGGTGGTGACACTACGGGCAGTAACAAGCCCAATCCACCTGTGCCTGAAACCAATGATAAGAAAAAGTCTTCCGGTCACTTCGAGGAATCCTCGTCCGACGACGAATCCGTGGATCAGAGCTTTAACTCGCATCAATTCTGGTACATCAGCCCGGAACTGCCACTAGAACTAGACTTCATCGACGAGGATGCGTCCAGCACTACCAAGGATACCGCCAGCAGTGCCAAACGTTCGGATATAAGCAATAACAACGCCACCGCCGCCACTGCCCCGATCGCCACGACCGAGCTGGAATCGCACGAAGACAGCAAAAACAACAACTCCAAGCTCAGTCTTTCGGCGACGGAGAAAACCTCGACTTCTGCTATTGTCGCTCAGGAAAATGACCCCACGAACGATAGTGATTCATCATACGGTAGTATCAACAACAACTCCGAACCAGAGAACCGTCTCGAATCGGACATGGATCGGTACTGCCCGGAATTCAATCTATCAACCAAACAGCAGCAAACGAAGCAAAAACAGCAGGAGGAGTTCAACCGATTgaaacagcaacagcagcaagaATTCAACCGATTGAAGCAACAGCAGCTGGATCATGTTACTGCCGGTGTGGCCGCCCTCGCGATAGGAAAAGAAAGCGAACGGATCAAGGACATCATCAAGTGGCAGAACGAGGAGGTCGAGTGGAACCTGCTGGAAGACTTTGTGCACATGAGGAACATCAACAAGGAGCTCTGTTTCGAGTGCGCGTACAGCTTCCCGGCGATCGTGTTGACCTTTGGCGAAAA ATTCTGGCCCATTCTGAGCAGCCACTTCTTCGTCCTGTGCAACGACATTCAGAACACTGTTCGCCGAACAATGGCCGCCTCGATCAGCCAGATCGCGCTCATCATTGGCCGAGAGCAGGCCACCCGAGATCTGGTGGCACCGTACACCGAATTCCTGATGGACTCGGACGAGATCAAGATCGAAGTGGTGAACACACTGGCGGCGTTCCTTAAGGTGATCGACGGAAGCGAGCACGAAACGCTGATGGATCAGCTCAGTCTGTGCTTGCAGCCGCCGCTCATCATGATGAATTGGCGCTTCCGCGAGGCCGTCGCCCGCCAGATAGTGCAACTGGTGCGGATGCACACCAAGATTCGGAAGGAGAACTGCCTGCTGTACCTGACTGGGTTGGCGATGCGGTTGATGATCGATAAGTACGATTTTGTGCGGAAGGCTGGTGTGGATGCG TTTGTGCAGTGTTCCCGGGAGTTCCAAAAGAACGAGTCTGTGTTCAAATTCTTTACGGAAAACTTTGCTCTTAGTTCGAATTGGCGTCGTCGGCAGACGTACATCATAGCGGCAGGGAAATTC CTGGAAAACGAGAGCGTAGAGGTGGAAACTTTCCGcaaacatgttttcaaaaatataCTCGCGCTGGTCAACGATGTGGTGCCGAATGTTAGAATACAAGTAGCGAAGTGCCTCAAGGATATCATTCTGCTACATC CGAGCTTTTCGCCTACCTGCCCGGACGCGGACACCATCGAGCAGACGTTAACCAAATTGCGTGCCGATCCGGACCGTGACGTCCGCGGTCACACCGATGGCTACCTCAACTCGGAGGAGGAGGACGCGATAGCGGCCGGTGCTCCGGAGACGACCGCCAATGCCTCCACGATCGAGACGGCTTCGACGTCGTCGACGTCCTCGACCTCGTCACTGTCGCCGCCTCCCACAGACGAGGGTACGCTAAAATTTAGTCCGGAGGAGGAGGATGAGCTAAGGCAAATGATGGCTAAGATCAAATGGGACGAGCCTGGCCCTTTCTCGAATAATTTTTGA